The sequence GAGGTGCGTCATTTGGCTGAAAAGACAGAAAGAAGTTTAGGTGAGATAGAAGCTAATGTAAATATTTTAGTTCAAAGTGTTAATGATGTTTCTATATCAATGCATGAACAAACTCAAAGTATTTCACAAATCAATGATGCGATAATTCAACTAGAAGATGTCACAAAAGAAAATGTAAAAATAGCTAATTTTACTAATGAAACTACTAAAGAAGTAGGGGATATTTCTCAAGATATATTAAAAGAGGTAGAAAGTAAGAAAATTTAATACCAAGGAGCTTATTATTTTGTAATTTTGGTTATAATTTGCACTTTTAAAAAAGGTAGATTATGATTGAAAGAACAAAAATAAGCTCTAATTTTGGTTGGTTTATGGTAATTTTAGGTGGTTTGGTTGAGTGTTTTTGGGTAAGTGGTTTAAAATACTCTACTGAAATTTGGCATTATGCTTTAACAGCCATTGGAGTTTGTATATCTTTTACATGTTTTTTGAAAGCTTGTGAAAGACTTGAAGTAAGTATTGCTTATAGTGTTTTTGTAGGTATTGGCACGGTTGGAGTGGTGCTTAATGAGATGTTTATTTTCAATGAGCCAAGCTCTATTACCAAGCTTACTTTAATAGCCATTTTGCTTTTAAGTATCATAGGCCTTAAAATCATTAGCAAGGAAGCTAAGTAATGGAATGGTTCTTTTTGTTTTTGGCGACTGCTTTTGAAATTTTTGGCGTGATTATTATGAAACAACTTGTAAGCACTAAAAATAAGCTTTATCTTTTAGCTTTGATAGTGTGTTTTGCTTTTTCATTTGGATTTTTAAGCCTTAGTATGCAAAGTATTGCTATGAGTGTGGCTTATTCTATATGGACAGGAGCTGGAACTGCAGGCGGGGTTATCATAGGGGTGCTTTTTTATAAAGAAAGCAAAAGCTTTTTAAAGCTTTTTTTGATTGCTCTTATCATTGCTTGCACCGTGGGTTTAAAAATACTTTCATAGGTTTAAAATGAAAATATACATTAGCGGTATAGACACAGATGTTGGTAAAACTTATCTAAGTGCTAGAATTTGTAAAGAATTGGGTTTTGATTATTTTAAGCTTATCCAAGCAGGCACGCCAAAAGATAGCGAGGTAGTAGCTGAGTTTAGCCCAAAAACTAAGATTTTCAAAGAAGGCGTGTTTTTACAAACTCCTGCTTCACCACACAAAGGTAGGATTTTAGAGAATTTAAATTATAAAGCTTTTGATATACAAATTCCACAAAGTGATAAACTCATCATCGAGCTAGCTGGTGGGCTTTTTTCGCCCCTTGATGATGAAAAAACAATGATTGATTATATGAGTGCGTTTAAGCACCCTACGATTTTAGTCGCAAAAGACTATCTAGGAAGTATCAATCACACGCTTTTAAGCATAGAAGCACTAAAACAAAGAGATATTAAAATCCTTGCTTTAATCTTAAAAACCCAAGATACTTTTAGCAAGGATTTTATAAGCAATTACGCTAAAATTCCTATCATAGAATTTGATGATAAAGTGTGTGAAAAACTTTCAAAAATCCTTGAAAATCTCTCTTAAAGACTGCACTATATAAGCAATTTCATCTTCATTTATAACATATGGTGGCATGAAATAAATTGTATTTCCAAGTGGTCTTAAAAGCAAGCCTTTTTCTAAGGCTCTTTGAAAGACTTCAAGTCCTGCTCTTTGATATTTGCTTTTTTGTATATCAAATGCACTTACCATGCCTAAATTTCTAAAATTTCCTAAAAAGTCAAATTCTTTTAAACTCTCCCATTGAGTTTTTATAAAAGCACTTTTGATTTTATTTTTTGTGATGATATTTTCTTTTTCAAAAATATCCAAAGTCGCATTAGCCGCTGCACAAGCTAGGGCATTACCTGTGTAGGAGTGAGAGTGTAAAAAGGCCTTTTGGCTCTCATAACTATCATAAAATTTCTCATAAATTTCATCTTTAGTAAGCACCACTGAAAGTGGTAAATACCCACCCGTGATAGCTTTAGAAAGACATATATAATCAATACTTTGTGAGCAATAATCAAGCGCAAACATTTCCCCTGTGCGTCCAAAACCTGTGGCTATCTCATCAAATATCACTTGCACACCATAATCTTTAGCAAGTTTAACTGCCTCATCTAAATACCCAAGCTCGTACATATGCATATTGCCTGCACATTGAAGTAAAGGCTCGAGTATAAAAGAACAAATTTCATGATGATGATTTTTTAAAATACTTTCTAAAATTTCAAGTTCTTTTGTATAGTCCTTGCTTGTTGGCACAGGTGTTGTGATACTTTTTAAAAGTAAAGGCTCGTAGGTTTTTTTATAAAGTGCTACATCGCCAACGCTTAATGCGCCTAAGGTTTCTCCGTGGTAAGAATTGCTAAGCGATAAGAATTTATCCTTTTTAGAGCCATTGTTTAAGTGGTATTGAAAGCTCATTTTTAAAGCCACTTCTATGGCTGAACTACCATTGTCTGCAAAAAAGCATTTATCAAAAGGTAAAAGCTTACAAAGTCTTTGCGAAAGCTTTATGATAGGCTCATGTGAAAAGCCTGCAAGCAAGACATGCTCTAAATTTTGAAGTTGATCTTTGATTTTTTCATTGATGTATTCATTACAATGGCCAAAGATATTTACCCACCAAGAGCTAATGCAGTCTATGTAGGATTTTTCATCAAAATCATACAAATACACTCCCTTAGCCTTTTTTATAGGTATTAAAGGTAAAAACTCATGATCGCTCATTTGCGTGCAAGGGTGCCAAATGTGTTTTAAGTCTAGTTCTTTTAAATTCATTTTTACTTCTTTGATTTTTATTACTAATGATACTACAATTTTTACTCAAATTTATGCTTTAAAATGAAAAAGGATTATTTAGAAAATATTTATATAATTAGTTTTTTATCTTAAATTTGGAGATAAAGTATGAAAAAAGTTTTGATTATCTTAGCGATTTTATTTTTAAATTTTGCATATTCGCAAGAGGATTTATTTGTAAAAGGATTTAAAGCCTATGAGAGTGGTAATTATATAAATGCTATGAAGTATTATAAAAAGCCTGTGATTTAAATAGTGGAAATGGCTGTTCTAATCTTGGTTTCATGTATGCAAATGGACAAGGTATAAAAAAGGATAATTTCAAAGCAGTAGAATTATATCAAAAAGCATGTGGTTTAAATAGTAGAGATGGTTGTTTTAATCTAGGTGTTATGTATATGGATGGAAAAGGTGTAAGAAAAGATAATTTCAAAGCAGTGGAATTGTATCAAAAAGCATGTGGTTTAGAAAAAGGCTTGGGTTGTTTTAATCTTGGTGTAATGTATGAAAAAGGTTATGGTATAAGAAAAGATAATTTTAAAGCGGTAGAATTGTATCAAAAATCATGTAATTTAAATGAAGGCTCTGGTTGTTCTAATCTTGGTTTTATGTATGCAAATGGGTATGGTGTAAAAAAAGATAATTTTAAAGCAGTTGAACTTTATGTAAAAGCTTGTAATTTAAATGATGGGGTTGGTTGTTCTAATCTTGGAGTTATGTATGCACTTGGAAAAGGCGTTAGAAAAGACACTTCTAAGGCTTTAGAATATTTTGGCAAGGCTTGTGATTTAAAAAATGATTTAGGTTGTCAAGCTTACGCAAGGCTTAAACAATAATGCAAATTGCACAAATTTTAGATGCGTTAAAACAACAAGATAATTTTAGAATTCTACGCTCATTAGGGCATGAGGGAAAATATGTTATTTATAATGAGCAAAAATTGCTGAATTTAGCGAGCAATGATTATCTAAATTTAAGCAATGAAAAAGCATTAAAGCAAGATTTTTTAACACATTTGAAAGAATTTGAATTTTCTAGTTCAAGTTCTAGAAGCTTGAGTGGAAATTATGCGATTTTTGATGAATTTGAAAGCTTTTTAGAAGCTAAATTAGGCAGAAAAATCTTGCATTTTAACAACGGCTATGCCTTAAATGTTAGCTGTTTGCAAGCTTTAGCAAGCATTAAAAATACTTTATTTTTAGTAGATAAACAAGTACATGCAAGTATCATCGATGGTTTAAGGCTTGGCGGGGCTAAATTTATAAGATTTAAGCACAATGATATAAAGCATTTACAAAGCTTAGTGCAAAAGCATTATAAAGAATTTGAAAATATCATCATCGTAAGTGAAGCGCTATTTAGTATGGATGGGGATTTTGCGCCTATAAAAGAATTCATAAATTTAAAAAAAGAGTTTAAAAATATCAAAATTTATATTGACGAAGCTCATAGCATAGGGTGTTTTAATGATGATGGTTTGGGTTATGTGAGATTTTTGGGCTTGGAAAAGGAAGTGGATTTTTTAGTTTTTACCTTTGGTAAGGCCATAGCTTCCATGGGAGCTTGCATGATAAGTGATGAAAAAGATTTTTTTATCAACAAAGCAAGGGCCTTTATATACTC comes from Campylobacter lari and encodes:
- a CDS encoding aminotransferase class I/II-fold pyridoxal phosphate-dependent enzyme — encoded protein: MQIAQILDALKQQDNFRILRSLGHEGKYVIYNEQKLLNLASNDYLNLSNEKALKQDFLTHLKEFEFSSSSSRSLSGNYAIFDEFESFLEAKLGRKILHFNNGYALNVSCLQALASIKNTLFLVDKQVHASIIDGLRLGGAKFIRFKHNDIKHLQSLVQKHYKEFENIIIVSEALFSMDGDFAPIKEFINLKKEFKNIKIYIDEAHSIGCFNDDGLGYVRFLGLEKEVDFLVFTFGKAIASMGACMISDEKDFFINKARAFIYSTAIAPINVAWTLHVFKHLHEFSAQRKELLELSAWFKNALASKGAVLGEAYVISFILGQNALASEISQKLLENGIFAPAIKEPTVAKNTARIRFSLHAGLVKKDLEKVLEVL
- a CDS encoding tetratricopeptide repeat protein, translated to MYANGQGIKKDNFKAVELYQKACGLNSRDGCFNLGVMYMDGKGVRKDNFKAVELYQKACGLEKGLGCFNLGVMYEKGYGIRKDNFKAVELYQKSCNLNEGSGCSNLGFMYANGYGVKKDNFKAVELYVKACNLNDGVGCSNLGVMYALGKGVRKDTSKALEYFGKACDLKNDLGCQAYARLKQ
- the bioD gene encoding dethiobiotin synthase, coding for MKIYISGIDTDVGKTYLSARICKELGFDYFKLIQAGTPKDSEVVAEFSPKTKIFKEGVFLQTPASPHKGRILENLNYKAFDIQIPQSDKLIIELAGGLFSPLDDEKTMIDYMSAFKHPTILVAKDYLGSINHTLLSIEALKQRDIKILALILKTQDTFSKDFISNYAKIPIIEFDDKVCEKLSKILENLS
- a CDS encoding DMT family transporter, with amino-acid sequence MEWFFLFLATAFEIFGVIIMKQLVSTKNKLYLLALIVCFAFSFGFLSLSMQSIAMSVAYSIWTGAGTAGGVIIGVLFYKESKSFLKLFLIALIIACTVGLKILS
- a CDS encoding adenosylmethionine--8-amino-7-oxononanoate transaminase produces the protein MNLKELDLKHIWHPCTQMSDHEFLPLIPIKKAKGVYLYDFDEKSYIDCISSWWVNIFGHCNEYINEKIKDQLQNLEHVLLAGFSHEPIIKLSQRLCKLLPFDKCFFADNGSSAIEVALKMSFQYHLNNGSKKDKFLSLSNSYHGETLGALSVGDVALYKKTYEPLLLKSITTPVPTSKDYTKELEILESILKNHHHEICSFILEPLLQCAGNMHMYELGYLDEAVKLAKDYGVQVIFDEIATGFGRTGEMFALDYCSQSIDYICLSKAITGGYLPLSVVLTKDEIYEKFYDSYESQKAFLHSHSYTGNALACAAANATLDIFEKENIITKNKIKSAFIKTQWESLKEFDFLGNFRNLGMVSAFDIQKSKYQRAGLEVFQRALEKGLLLRPLGNTIYFMPPYVINEDEIAYIVQSLREIFKDF
- a CDS encoding methyl-accepting chemotaxis protein, with the translated sequence MQKLVDGTYSQSNSLEKSIKAVEQINISMQNVGGKTTEVVSQAENIKEVVNVIKDIAEQTNLLALNAAIEAARAGEHGRGFAVVADEVRHLAEKTERSLGEIEANVNILVQSVNDVSISMHEQTQSISQINDAIIQLEDVTKENVKIANFTNETTKEVGDISQDILKEVESKKI
- a CDS encoding DMT family transporter is translated as MIERTKISSNFGWFMVILGGLVECFWVSGLKYSTEIWHYALTAIGVCISFTCFLKACERLEVSIAYSVFVGIGTVGVVLNEMFIFNEPSSITKLTLIAILLLSIIGLKIISKEAK